From a single Myotis daubentonii chromosome 5, mMyoDau2.1, whole genome shotgun sequence genomic region:
- the LOC132234507 gene encoding olfactory receptor-like protein OLF4 → MELGNLTGSSEFLLLGLSEEPELQPLIFGLFLFMYLITVFGNLLITFAVSSDSHLDIPMYFFLSNLSLVDICFTSTTIPKMLWNIQTQSRVITYEGCITQMYFFILFAGLDDFLLTVMAYDRYVAICHPLHYMVIMNPRLCGLLVLVSWIMNVLHSLLESLMVLQLSFCPDVEIHHFFCELNQMVQLACSDTFLNNMVMYFGAVLMAGGPFVCILYSYSKIVSSIWGIPSAQGKYKAFSTCASHLLVVSLFYGTSLVVYLSSAVTQSSHSSATASVMYTVVTPMLNPFIYSLRNKDLKTALKRLLGIAVMKGPLVLGLKKCT, encoded by the coding sequence ATGGAACTAGGGAACCTCACAGGATcttcagaatttcttcttcttggATTATCAGAGGAACCAGAACTCcagcccctcatatttgggcttttcctcttCATGTACCTGATCACTGTGTTTGGAAACTTGCTTATCACCTTCGCtgtcagctcagactcccacctcGACAttcccatgtacttcttcctctccaacctgtccttggtagacatctgtttcacctccaccaccatcccaaagatgctgtggaacatccagacacagagcaGAGTCATCACCTATGAAGGCTGCATCACCCAgatgtattttttcatattatttgcaGGACTGGATGACTTCCTCCTGACTGTGATGGCCTATGACAggtatgtggccatctgccaccccctgcactacatggtcatcatgaacccccggctctgtggactgctggttctAGTGTCCTGGATCATGAATGTCCTGCATTCCTTGTTAGAAAGCTTAATGGTGTTGCAACTGTCTTTCTGTCCAGACGTTGAAATCCaccactttttctgtgaactcaatCAGATGGTCCAACTTGCCTGTTCTGACACCTTTCTTAATAATATGGTGATGTATTTTGGAGCTGTGCTCATGGCTGGTGGTCCCTTTGTTTGTATCCTTTACTCTTACTCTAAGATAGTGTCCTCCATTTGGGGAATCCCATCAGCTCAGGGGAAGTATAAGGCATTTTCTACCTGTGCATCTCACCTCTTGGTAGTCTCCCTTTTTTATGGAACAAGCCTAGTAGTGTACCTCAGCTCTGCTGTTACCCAAAGCTCACACTCAAGTGCAACAGCCTCAGTGATGTACACCgtggtcacacccatgctgaaccccttcatctacagtctaAGGAACAAAGACCTAAAGACGGCTCTGAAAAGATTGCTTGGGATAGCAGTTATGAAAGGACCACTTGTCCTAGGGCTGAAGAAATGCACATGA